In a single window of the Methanolobus psychrophilus R15 genome:
- a CDS encoding Type I restriction enzyme StySPI specificity protein — protein sequence MGGTPSRKVKGYWGGNIYWLSSGEIANCRITSSKETITEEGLQNSNAKVNPPKTVLIAMIGEGKTRGQSAILDTHSCTNQNVAAIVFDTEYVSPEYVWRWALGEYENNRAVGRGGSQPALNGQKVRELIIPLPPLPEQQEIVRRVDALFAFADSIEAKVAAAREKTERLRQSILAKAFSGELVPTEAEIARQEDREYESAGELLERIRKEGKVSAK from the coding sequence TTGGGTGGCACTCCTTCACGTAAAGTGAAGGGATATTGGGGAGGAAACATTTATTGGCTAAGTTCTGGTGAAATTGCAAATTGTCGCATAACTTCTTCAAAAGAAACGATAACCGAAGAAGGATTGCAAAACAGCAATGCGAAAGTTAATCCTCCTAAAACAGTGCTAATAGCAATGATTGGTGAAGGAAAGACGCGGGGCCAATCTGCCATTCTTGATACTCATTCATGCACCAACCAGAATGTTGCAGCTATAGTATTTGATACTGAGTACGTGTCTCCTGAATATGTTTGGAGATGGGCTCTTGGTGAGTACGAAAATAATAGAGCAGTTGGACGTGGAGGATCACAACCTGCACTCAATGGCCAAAAAGTTAGAGAACTGATTATTCCTCTCCCTCCCCTCCCCGAACAGCAGGAAATCGTCCGTCGGGTCGATGCGCTCTTTGCTTTTGCCGACTCCATTGAAGCCAAAGTTGCAGCAGCCAGGGAGAAGACTGAGAGGCTCAGGCAGTCCATTCTTGCAAAGGCATTCTCTGGGGAGCTGGTGCCGACCGAGGCGGAGATTGCTAGACAGGAGGACAGGGAATATGAGAGTGCGGGGGAGTTGCTGGAGAGGATTAGAAAGGAAGGTAAGGTTTCTGCAAAATGA
- a CDS encoding DEAD/DEAH box helicase-like protein, with amino-acid sequence MTLWILIIADRAKITVLPIRDKMKRPLFVGELVMQTTATGPRPHKFKVVLNNKEELHPPSELTELLRTADRIMIAKDGDAQQTAAVVDMLQGFQLRADIVDACRFCLLKNMFNFLNRRSVRYHREKICADCAKDELSRVLSSSQVTYGEEVCERLEEILLSTRDLDRTLSMLSPEELDHELTRFDSIAANTEVSTSMIRDLPINRKFKELLLQKSDVLLPVQSISVENGLLKGQNQLVTSVTATGKTLIGELAGIENILRRKGKLLYLVPLVALANQKYDQFTDRYSGLGIQTSIRVGSARIKASKTDSMRRSLDSDIIVGTYEGIDYILRTGAADMLGQVGTVVVDEVHTIEDSERGHRLDGVIARLKYSAPDAQFIYLSATVAKPEIMAKHLNAKLIEYEYRPVPIERHLVLCPEHSKINIMTKFARDEYSKVSSKGHRGQTIIFTNSRRNCHRISEALSIPSAPYHAGLTSQERKKVEVGFAKGRLPVVVTTAALAAGVDFPASQVIFDSLAMGIEWLNMQEFLQMLGRAGRPDYHDLGEVVLLAVPGKRYTGDQGDTEDTVALKLLKGEMLHTKVEYGEEEKLEEILATAAITSSEKDLMKIHGDMLAGYAVDVLVRRLERQKFLYRKKGTIELTSFGKIAAGHFLSVSRAFLIRDAVLMDHDPLAIITNLEFFDGVYFKYVSRISAALNVNLPSRVFQGASLDILFEGENMGKLDISLREQLFDFASEFLACSCRDSPYCGCAERKFSEKIIMIRTEGYDPAGIVRKIENLYGITAYPGDVLGYLDSAVRNLDAVEMIAKTYSKREIASEARRLKKEIEG; translated from the coding sequence ATGACTCTCTGGATACTAATAATTGCCGACAGGGCGAAAATAACCGTTCTACCGATACGGGATAAAATGAAAAGGCCTCTTTTTGTAGGGGAACTGGTCATGCAGACGACTGCTACAGGACCACGGCCCCACAAATTCAAGGTTGTCCTGAATAATAAAGAGGAGCTGCATCCTCCCTCCGAGCTGACCGAACTCTTGAGGACTGCTGATCGAATCATGATAGCAAAGGACGGGGATGCCCAGCAGACAGCTGCTGTTGTTGATATGTTACAGGGATTCCAGCTTCGCGCTGATATTGTGGATGCCTGCAGGTTCTGCCTGCTGAAGAACATGTTCAATTTTCTCAACAGAAGATCAGTGAGATATCATCGGGAGAAAATATGCGCGGATTGTGCAAAGGACGAACTGTCCAGAGTACTCTCAAGTTCGCAGGTGACTTATGGCGAGGAAGTATGTGAGAGACTGGAGGAAATACTGCTAAGTACAAGGGACCTTGACAGAACCTTGTCCATGCTCAGCCCCGAAGAACTTGATCATGAGCTCACAAGATTTGATTCAATAGCAGCAAATACAGAGGTCTCTACATCTATGATACGGGACCTGCCGATAAACAGGAAATTCAAGGAGCTTCTACTTCAAAAGTCGGATGTGCTCCTGCCGGTGCAGTCAATTTCAGTGGAGAATGGCCTTCTGAAAGGCCAGAACCAGCTTGTGACCTCGGTGACAGCTACAGGTAAGACACTTATCGGTGAGCTTGCGGGTATCGAGAACATCCTGCGCAGGAAGGGAAAACTGCTGTATCTTGTGCCTCTGGTAGCGCTTGCGAACCAAAAATATGACCAGTTCACTGATAGGTACTCAGGATTGGGGATACAGACATCCATCAGGGTCGGAAGCGCACGTATAAAGGCATCTAAAACGGATTCAATGCGCAGATCCCTTGATTCTGATATCATTGTAGGCACCTATGAAGGCATAGACTATATCTTAAGGACCGGTGCTGCGGACATGCTGGGTCAGGTAGGTACTGTTGTCGTGGATGAAGTACACACTATCGAGGACTCGGAGCGCGGTCACAGGCTCGACGGAGTGATAGCAAGGCTCAAGTACAGCGCACCTGATGCACAGTTCATCTACCTGTCCGCGACTGTCGCAAAGCCGGAAATAATGGCAAAGCATCTGAATGCAAAGCTTATAGAGTATGAGTACAGGCCGGTGCCTATTGAAAGGCATCTCGTGCTCTGCCCGGAGCATTCAAAGATAAATATCATGACCAAATTTGCCAGGGATGAGTATAGCAAGGTTTCATCAAAGGGGCACAGAGGTCAGACCATTATCTTCACGAACTCAAGACGTAACTGCCATCGTATATCCGAAGCCCTTTCTATTCCTTCGGCTCCTTATCATGCAGGGCTGACAAGCCAGGAACGCAAGAAAGTGGAAGTGGGCTTTGCAAAAGGCAGGCTTCCTGTTGTAGTTACCACTGCCGCCCTTGCAGCAGGCGTCGATTTTCCGGCATCGCAGGTGATATTCGATTCCCTTGCTATGGGTATCGAGTGGCTTAACATGCAGGAATTCCTCCAGATGCTGGGCCGTGCCGGCAGGCCGGATTACCATGACCTTGGAGAAGTAGTGCTGCTTGCGGTACCTGGGAAGAGGTACACGGGTGATCAGGGTGATACGGAGGATACTGTAGCCTTGAAACTGTTAAAGGGAGAGATGCTGCATACAAAGGTGGAGTACGGGGAAGAGGAGAAGCTTGAGGAGATCCTCGCAACCGCGGCCATAACCTCTTCAGAGAAGGACCTGATGAAGATACATGGGGATATGCTTGCCGGCTATGCGGTGGATGTGCTTGTGCGCAGGCTTGAACGACAGAAATTCCTTTACAGGAAAAAAGGCACAATTGAGCTGACAAGTTTTGGCAAGATCGCTGCAGGCCACTTCCTTTCTGTTTCCAGGGCTTTCCTTATACGGGATGCTGTGCTGATGGACCACGATCCGCTTGCTATCATTACTAACCTTGAGTTCTTCGACGGGGTGTATTTCAAGTATGTTTCCCGGATATCTGCAGCTCTTAACGTTAATCTTCCTTCACGGGTCTTTCAGGGGGCTTCACTGGATATCCTCTTTGAGGGGGAGAATATGGGAAAGCTCGATATCTCTTTGAGAGAGCAGCTATTTGATTTTGCGTCCGAGTTCCTGGCCTGCAGTTGCAGGGATTCTCCATATTGCGGCTGTGCTGAGCGCAAGTTCTCCGAAAAGATCATCATGATCAGGACAGAAGGGTACGATCCGGCAGGCATTGTGAGGAAAATAGAGAATCTCTACGGGATTACCGCCTATCCGGGAGATGTGCTCGGATATCTGGACAGTGCAGTACGTAATCTTGATGCTGTTGAGATGATAGCAAAGACTTACTCTAAAAGAGAGATCGCATCTGAAGCTCGCCGGCTTAAAAAAGAGATAGAAGGGTAA
- the ileS gene encoding isoleucyl-tRNA synthetase yields MLEEITNQYSPEKLERKIQDFWEKSDAYSKVREHRRGGKKFFFVDGPPYTTGHIHLGTAWNKIIKDSILRYRSMKGYDILDRAGWDMHGLPIEVKVEGVLGFTSKKDIEKYGVGNFIEKCKEFALNQKDDMTGQFRMLGAWLDWKDPYMTLRDEYIEAAWWTLKRAQEKNLLEQGKRVVNWCPRCETAIADSEVEYSDRADPSIFVKFRLKGEENTYVVIWTTTPWTIPSNIAVAVHPSFEYSRVKATTSEGREEVLILASQLVEAVLKKGRYAGYEILGSMLGEDLTSLSYEHPLADKVPRQAAMEHNIYLADFVTAENTGCVHIAPGHGMDDFDIGIKNNLPIFCPVGSDGRYTEAAGDYTGMHIRDANTSVIEDLKERGLLLAQSKITHRYGHCWRCKTPIIYLATEQWFIKISDLKEQMLSEIEKVNWYPSWAGSSRFKDWVEGARDWCVSRQRYWGIPIPVWKCRTCDSMHVVGTKQELLEMSGISGDIELHRPYVDAVTFDCPCGGKMKRVEDVFDVWFDSAVASWATLRFPQNAEDFDKWWPADFITEGHDQTRGWFYSQLGASMVAFGKAPYKSVLMHGFTLDGEGKKMSKSLGNVIEPKEVISKYGADTLRCFVMSASAPWDDLKFNSEELGTINRTLNILWNVYRFPLPYMVLDKFDPSQVSLESVREHMRKEDKWILSRAQSLINDVNKAMDQYTLQRALRSINEFALEDLSRWYIQLIRPRTWVEADDPDKLAVYRVLYEVFAITAKVIAPFMPHLAEEMYQNLVRNVYPDAPESVHMNDWPVADESLVDKELETHMDMIRSMVEASSNARQKAGRKLRWPVSRIVVAPSNEQVAEAVASLKSVLMDQTNAKDIVLTTAGQPWDELNYEAIPNPSTIGPVFKGDAGKVLAAIKKTDVLSLRKSLATNGQAEVEVPGGMATITPEMVKFEEKLPEMVASAEFNAGSVYVDAKLTRELESEGFSREVIRRVQDMRKELDLAVDESIRVHIRISDQRVLGLVLDLEQHIAKEIRADVQVIGLDVDASGSLSKDWDVEGVSMSIGISPA; encoded by the coding sequence ATGTTAGAGGAGATTACCAATCAATATAGCCCGGAAAAACTGGAAAGGAAGATCCAGGACTTCTGGGAAAAATCAGATGCGTACTCAAAGGTACGTGAGCACAGAAGAGGCGGAAAGAAGTTCTTTTTCGTTGACGGTCCACCGTATACCACAGGACATATCCACCTGGGCACTGCGTGGAACAAGATAATCAAGGACTCCATTCTGCGTTACCGCTCAATGAAAGGTTATGACATACTTGACCGTGCAGGCTGGGACATGCATGGCCTGCCCATCGAGGTCAAGGTGGAGGGGGTGCTCGGTTTCACATCCAAAAAGGATATTGAGAAATACGGCGTCGGGAATTTCATCGAGAAGTGCAAGGAATTCGCGCTGAACCAGAAGGACGACATGACCGGGCAGTTCCGCATGCTGGGCGCATGGCTTGACTGGAAGGACCCTTACATGACCCTGCGTGACGAGTACATCGAGGCTGCATGGTGGACCCTCAAGCGTGCCCAGGAGAAGAACCTGCTGGAGCAGGGCAAGCGCGTTGTCAACTGGTGTCCCAGGTGCGAAACAGCCATTGCTGACTCTGAGGTAGAGTACAGCGACAGGGCGGACCCTTCCATATTCGTCAAGTTCAGGCTCAAGGGCGAGGAAAACACCTATGTTGTAATATGGACCACCACTCCATGGACCATCCCGTCCAACATTGCAGTGGCAGTCCACCCTTCATTTGAGTACTCCAGGGTAAAGGCAACAACTTCAGAAGGCAGGGAAGAGGTGCTCATTCTTGCTTCACAGCTTGTGGAAGCCGTCCTGAAGAAAGGACGCTACGCCGGTTATGAGATACTGGGCAGCATGCTCGGTGAGGACCTCACTTCGCTATCCTACGAGCACCCCCTTGCAGATAAGGTGCCAAGACAGGCAGCTATGGAGCATAACATCTATCTTGCCGATTTCGTGACCGCCGAGAACACCGGCTGTGTGCATATCGCACCTGGGCACGGTATGGATGACTTTGATATCGGCATCAAGAACAACCTGCCCATATTCTGCCCTGTAGGTTCTGACGGCAGGTACACAGAAGCAGCCGGTGATTACACAGGGATGCATATCAGGGATGCGAACACGAGTGTCATCGAAGACCTCAAAGAGCGCGGCCTGCTTCTTGCCCAGAGCAAGATAACTCACAGGTACGGGCACTGCTGGCGCTGCAAGACACCTATCATATATCTTGCCACAGAACAGTGGTTCATTAAGATATCAGATCTCAAGGAACAGATGCTCTCCGAGATAGAGAAAGTGAACTGGTATCCTTCATGGGCAGGCTCTTCACGGTTCAAGGACTGGGTCGAGGGAGCCCGCGACTGGTGTGTTTCCAGGCAGAGGTACTGGGGAATCCCAATACCCGTGTGGAAATGCCGGACATGCGACAGCATGCATGTTGTCGGAACCAAACAGGAACTCCTCGAGATGTCAGGCATCTCCGGTGACATCGAGCTGCACAGACCCTATGTCGATGCTGTCACTTTTGACTGCCCCTGCGGCGGGAAGATGAAACGTGTGGAAGACGTGTTCGATGTCTGGTTCGATTCAGCTGTAGCTTCCTGGGCAACCCTCAGGTTCCCACAGAATGCAGAGGACTTTGATAAGTGGTGGCCGGCAGACTTCATCACTGAAGGGCACGACCAGACCCGTGGATGGTTCTACTCACAGCTTGGAGCAAGCATGGTAGCATTTGGCAAAGCTCCCTACAAGAGTGTGCTCATGCACGGCTTTACCCTTGACGGTGAAGGCAAGAAGATGTCAAAGAGCCTTGGAAATGTGATAGAGCCAAAAGAGGTCATCTCAAAATATGGTGCCGATACTCTTCGCTGCTTTGTGATGTCAGCCAGTGCTCCATGGGACGATCTCAAGTTCAATAGCGAGGAACTGGGGACCATAAACCGGACATTGAATATCCTCTGGAACGTGTATCGCTTCCCATTGCCCTATATGGTGCTGGACAAGTTCGACCCATCACAAGTGTCCCTGGAATCTGTAAGGGAGCACATGAGGAAGGAAGATAAGTGGATACTCTCCAGGGCTCAGTCGCTCATCAATGATGTCAACAAGGCTATGGACCAGTACACCCTGCAAAGAGCTCTGCGTTCCATCAACGAGTTCGCCCTTGAGGACCTCTCCAGGTGGTATATCCAGCTCATCCGTCCAAGGACATGGGTTGAGGCTGATGACCCCGACAAACTGGCTGTATACAGGGTGCTGTATGAGGTGTTTGCCATAACTGCCAAGGTCATAGCTCCTTTCATGCCACATCTTGCAGAGGAGATGTACCAGAACCTCGTCAGGAACGTTTATCCTGACGCACCGGAATCAGTCCATATGAACGACTGGCCTGTTGCTGATGAGTCTCTTGTGGACAAGGAACTTGAGACTCACATGGATATGATAAGGTCCATGGTGGAAGCATCTTCCAATGCCCGCCAGAAAGCAGGCAGGAAACTCAGGTGGCCGGTATCCAGGATAGTGGTCGCTCCGTCCAATGAGCAGGTCGCAGAGGCTGTGGCAAGCCTTAAGTCCGTGCTCATGGACCAGACCAATGCGAAGGATATCGTACTCACGACTGCGGGACAGCCATGGGATGAACTCAACTATGAAGCTATCCCCAATCCAAGCACCATCGGCCCTGTTTTCAAGGGCGATGCAGGAAAGGTCCTGGCTGCGATAAAGAAAACTGATGTGCTATCCCTCAGGAAATCCCTCGCTACAAACGGGCAGGCAGAAGTTGAAGTTCCCGGAGGTATGGCAACTATCACACCGGAAATGGTCAAATTCGAGGAAAAACTGCCGGAAATGGTCGCAAGTGCAGAATTCAACGCAGGCAGCGTATATGTTGACGCAAAACTGACCCGGGAACTCGAGTCTGAGGGCTTTTCAAGGGAAGTCATCCGCAGGGTGCAGGACATGCGCAAGGAGCTTGACCTTGCTGTTGATGAGAGCATCAGGGTGCATATCAGGATCAGTGACCAAAGGGTACTTGGTCTTGTACTCGATCTTGAGCAGCATATTGCAAAGGAGATCAGGGCGGATGTGCAGGTAATAGGCCTTGACGTGGATGCAAGCGGAAGCCTCAGCAAGGACTGGGATGTCGAAGGTGTGTCTATGAGCATCGGCATTTCACCGGCCTGA
- a CDS encoding beta-lactamase, producing MGTADRNEPHKRNTAPESIADKMQEILNSMAGVRYANHAVLAVESMDGSFHWSGATGIAHPDGTLMRTSTPFWIASVTKLYIASAVLKLHEQGRLSIYERMTSYLPRSLTAGLNRTKDGVDHSDKITLLHLLNHSSGIPDYLEIHRKGEKRLWDGILEDGDRSWSIEDTMQLVRNVNRPLFQPQPMDATKWKSRYSDTNFQLLIAIIQNVTGKPLQEVFDEMFYSPLNLEKTYLPSKSAYKNFPAAATIWYKDQSLDIPYALESARDLISTADELIIFMRALIGGEIIDDPATVKLMQSNWNMFGFQLSPVAPGWPIEYGLGMMRFKPPPLFSLIQSFPELRGHTGVSSAWLFYCPEIDMIITGTVSQLSAVAVPFKFVPKVAGFLSKELKA from the coding sequence ATGGGAACAGCTGACCGTAACGAACCACACAAAAGGAATACTGCTCCTGAAAGCATAGCAGACAAAATGCAGGAGATACTGAACAGTATGGCCGGGGTAAGATATGCCAATCATGCTGTCCTGGCAGTTGAGAGTATGGACGGGTCCTTTCACTGGTCCGGCGCAACAGGAATAGCACATCCCGATGGGACACTCATGAGAACAAGCACTCCCTTCTGGATAGCCAGTGTCACTAAACTGTACATAGCATCAGCAGTACTCAAATTGCATGAACAGGGACGCCTTAGTATCTATGAGAGAATGACATCATATTTGCCCCGAAGTTTAACAGCAGGACTTAACAGGACAAAAGATGGTGTGGATCATAGTGATAAGATAACCCTTTTGCATTTGTTAAACCACTCCTCGGGCATTCCTGACTATCTTGAGATCCACCGAAAAGGCGAGAAACGCCTGTGGGACGGCATTCTTGAAGATGGCGATCGCTCATGGTCCATCGAAGACACCATGCAGCTTGTCAGGAATGTGAACCGGCCTCTCTTCCAGCCCCAGCCAATGGATGCGACAAAATGGAAGTCACGTTATTCTGACACTAACTTCCAGTTGCTTATTGCAATAATTCAAAATGTTACCGGCAAGCCTCTTCAGGAAGTTTTTGATGAGATGTTTTACAGCCCCCTCAATCTAGAAAAGACCTATCTTCCCTCGAAATCAGCTTACAAAAACTTTCCGGCAGCCGCTACTATCTGGTATAAAGACCAGAGCCTGGACATCCCATACGCCCTGGAATCTGCCCGGGATCTGATCAGCACAGCAGATGAACTTATAATTTTTATGAGGGCACTTATCGGGGGAGAGATCATTGATGATCCGGCCACGGTTAAGCTGATGCAAAGTAACTGGAACATGTTTGGTTTCCAGTTGAGTCCCGTTGCTCCCGGATGGCCTATTGAATATGGTCTCGGGATGATGCGCTTTAAACCCCCTCCGCTGTTCTCCCTCATCCAGTCTTTCCCGGAGCTTCGTGGACACACAGGGGTTTCCAGCGCATGGTTATTCTACTGTCCGGAGATAGACATGATAATTACAGGCACTGTAAGCCAGCTCAGTGCGGTAGCTGTACCATTCAAATTTGTTCCCAAGGTAGCAGGCTTTCTCTCCAAGGAGCTTAAGGCCTGA
- a CDS encoding 5-methylthioadenosine phosphorylase, which translates to MVAIMRTHRSESTTGPSFDVAVIGGVNFSFPEASENITVETPFGVVRAYTFDAKDRNCVLIPRHADGQKHVPPHMVNYRAIIWAVMELGIERAISVNSVGTMQGHPIGSFVLPDDLVDLTRNRISTFHDNRTVHVDMTEPYCPQLRQSLRAALIKEDVGFADGIYVCTEGPRFETRAEIRMMSRFGDVVGMTGMPEVVLAKELNLCYASICTVTNNACGMGAQKVTASEVVRTLQERQEILLGVLLDTIGNIPDQRSCNCRYAADTDACL; encoded by the coding sequence ATGGTAGCAATAATGCGGACACATAGGTCAGAATCTACCACAGGTCCCAGCTTTGATGTTGCAGTGATCGGAGGTGTGAACTTCTCTTTCCCGGAAGCTTCTGAAAACATAACTGTGGAAACGCCTTTTGGCGTGGTCCGGGCTTACACTTTTGATGCCAAAGACAGGAACTGCGTTTTGATACCAAGGCATGCTGACGGTCAGAAACATGTCCCTCCGCACATGGTAAATTACAGGGCCATTATATGGGCAGTCATGGAGCTTGGCATTGAAAGGGCCATATCGGTAAATTCTGTGGGTACAATGCAGGGTCATCCCATCGGCAGTTTCGTTCTGCCGGATGATCTTGTGGATCTGACGCGTAACAGGATATCCACTTTCCACGATAACAGGACCGTACATGTTGATATGACGGAGCCTTATTGCCCGCAGCTACGGCAAAGCCTTAGGGCGGCGCTCATAAAAGAGGACGTTGGTTTTGCAGATGGCATATATGTCTGTACCGAAGGCCCAAGGTTTGAGACAAGGGCAGAAATAAGGATGATGAGCAGGTTTGGGGATGTCGTGGGAATGACAGGCATGCCTGAGGTGGTCCTCGCAAAAGAGTTGAACCTGTGTTATGCTTCTATCTGCACTGTTACAAATAATGCCTGTGGTATGGGTGCTCAGAAAGTCACAGCTTCAGAGGTCGTCAGAACACTTCAGGAAAGGCAGGAGATACTTCTGGGGGTTCTGCTTGATACCATTGGCAATATCCCTGATCAGCGCAGCTGCAATTGCAGGTATGCGGCAGACACAGATGCCTGTCTGTGA